A genomic window from Rhodococcus sp. KBS0724 includes:
- a CDS encoding membrane dipeptidase has translation MRSVTRSRGRLGGVIALLTASLLAAVGVVATTGVSSATPVAAGTTVFQLANGCYALQSAGGAFVSRDGSGYRSAGTTVDDAESFRLHAAQLGRFMFYGTDGSMLAHDDANAVMATATATPATDWTVMSSGDTFVLTATTNGRALVSQNSTLSLADPGAAPDAASFALIPRTGCADFPEAEVNATGAPTEIGPGGEVTGFIDTHVHMNASEFMGGNLHCGKPFDPRGVTAALVDCPDHQPNGMPALLENVLSFGDPFSTHDTAGWPTFPDWPAHDSLTHEQTYYTWVERAWRGGLRIFTNLLVANRVLCELYPSKRNPCNEMETIRIQAEQTREIQDYVDAQYGGPGRGWFRIVSSPAEARQVAADGKLAVTLGIEVSEPFGCTLRNNVPQCTTEDIDRGLDELYDLGVRQMIVTHKFDNALGGTRFDGGITGVAVDIGNYLGTGEFWQSEPCTGVAEDNVLPTKIDGAQNLLAVLPPGVTLPVYPAGAQCNSRGLSALGEHTIRGLMDRGMIIDIDHMSVKTAESTLDILESAHYSGVVSSHSWSDPSLYRRIYALGGFVALYAGKLDSSDGKHGETGFIDQWREAREMRSENYYFGFGYGADTNGFGPQAAPRSDADVNPLQYPYTAFDGTVMDKQRAGDRVFDVNVDGVAQYGLIPDWIADMRIAAGPDGDQIIDDMSRGAEAYLQMWERARK, from the coding sequence CTGCGCTCGGTTACACGTTCACGCGGTCGTCTGGGCGGAGTTATTGCGCTTCTGACGGCTTCGCTGCTGGCAGCAGTCGGAGTGGTCGCCACCACCGGCGTCAGTTCTGCGACTCCGGTAGCGGCCGGTACGACGGTCTTTCAGCTCGCGAACGGCTGCTACGCGCTACAGAGTGCCGGCGGCGCGTTCGTCAGCCGGGACGGCAGCGGATACCGCAGCGCCGGAACCACCGTCGACGACGCCGAATCGTTCAGGCTCCATGCAGCTCAACTCGGCCGGTTCATGTTCTACGGCACCGACGGATCGATGCTCGCCCATGACGACGCCAACGCCGTCATGGCGACAGCGACCGCAACCCCGGCGACGGACTGGACCGTGATGTCGAGCGGCGACACATTCGTTCTCACGGCCACCACGAACGGTCGAGCGTTGGTCAGCCAAAATTCCACGCTGTCGCTGGCCGACCCCGGTGCCGCGCCGGACGCCGCGTCGTTTGCCCTGATCCCCCGCACCGGATGTGCAGATTTCCCGGAAGCCGAGGTGAACGCCACGGGCGCGCCGACGGAGATCGGCCCGGGCGGCGAGGTCACCGGCTTCATCGACACGCACGTACACATGAATGCGTCCGAGTTCATGGGCGGAAATCTGCACTGCGGGAAGCCTTTTGATCCGCGAGGTGTGACTGCTGCGCTGGTCGACTGCCCGGACCATCAACCCAACGGCATGCCGGCGCTCCTCGAGAATGTTCTCTCCTTCGGCGATCCCTTTTCAACCCACGACACTGCGGGATGGCCTACTTTCCCCGATTGGCCGGCTCATGATTCCCTGACTCACGAGCAGACCTACTACACGTGGGTGGAACGTGCGTGGCGCGGCGGTTTGCGTATCTTCACCAACCTTCTTGTTGCCAATCGTGTTCTGTGCGAGCTGTATCCGAGCAAACGCAATCCGTGCAACGAAATGGAGACGATCCGGATCCAGGCCGAGCAGACCCGTGAGATCCAGGATTACGTCGACGCACAGTACGGGGGCCCTGGCCGTGGCTGGTTCCGGATCGTCAGCTCCCCGGCCGAAGCCAGGCAGGTAGCGGCTGACGGAAAACTGGCCGTCACGCTCGGTATCGAGGTGTCTGAACCCTTCGGATGCACTCTCCGAAACAACGTCCCGCAGTGCACTACCGAAGACATCGACCGCGGTCTGGACGAACTCTACGATCTGGGTGTCCGGCAGATGATCGTGACCCACAAATTCGACAATGCCCTGGGCGGAACGCGTTTCGACGGTGGCATCACCGGGGTGGCCGTCGACATCGGCAACTACCTGGGCACTGGGGAGTTCTGGCAGTCCGAGCCGTGCACCGGCGTCGCCGAGGACAACGTGCTGCCCACCAAGATCGACGGCGCCCAAAATCTACTCGCAGTACTTCCACCCGGAGTGACGCTTCCGGTGTACCCGGCCGGCGCGCAATGTAATTCACGCGGGCTGAGTGCTCTCGGCGAACACACCATCCGCGGGTTGATGGATCGCGGCATGATCATCGACATCGACCACATGAGCGTCAAGACAGCGGAATCGACACTCGATATTCTCGAATCCGCCCACTACTCCGGTGTTGTGTCGAGCCACAGTTGGAGCGACCCCAGCCTCTACCGGCGGATCTACGCCCTCGGTGGTTTTGTCGCGCTGTACGCAGGCAAACTCGATTCTTCCGACGGCAAGCACGGCGAGACCGGTTTCATCGACCAGTGGCGCGAAGCCCGGGAGATGCGAAGCGAAAACTACTACTTCGGATTCGGCTACGGCGCAGACACCAACGGGTTCGGCCCGCAGGCAGCTCCGCGCAGTGATGCCGACGTCAATCCATTGCAGTACCCGTACACCGCCTTCGACGGCACCGTCATGGACAAGCAGCGCGCCGGCGATCGTGTCTTCGACGTCAACGTCGACGGTGTCGCGCAGTACGGATTGATCCCCGACTGGATTGCGGACATGCGTATTGCAGCAGGACCGGACGGCGATCAGATTATCGACGATATGAGCCGCGGCGCCGAGGCCTACCTGCAGATGTGGGAGCGCGCGCGGAAGTAG
- a CDS encoding DNA repair helicase XPB, with amino-acid sequence MTDGPLIVQSDKTLLLEVDHERAGEARQAIAPFAELERAPEHVHTYRITPLALWNARAAGHDAEQVVDALVSFSRFAVPQPLLVDIVDTMARYGRLQLVKSPVHGLILVSLDRAVLTEVMRHKKISPMLGEKVDDDTVIVHPSERGRLKQMLLKVGWPAEDLAGYVDGEAHPIDLAFEEGHWELRDYQQMAADSFWAGGSGVVVLPCGAGKTMVGAAAMAKAKATTLILVTNTVAGRQWKRELIARTSLTEEEIGEYSGERKEIRPVTIATYQVITRRTKGEYKHLELFDSRDWGLVIYDEVHLLPAPVFRMTADLQSRRRLGLTATLVREDGREGDVFSLIGPKRYDAPWKDIEAQGWIAPADCVEVRVTMTDAERMSYAVAEPEERYKLCSTAHTKIAVVKSILAKHPDSPTLVIGAYLDQLDELGEALNAPVIKGSTKNKEREILFDQFRNGEIQTLVVSKVANFSIDLPEASVAVQVSGTFGSRQEEAQRLGRLLRPKHDGGQAHFYSVVSRDTLDAEYAAHRQRFLAEQGYAYRITDADDLLGPAIG; translated from the coding sequence GTGACCGACGGACCGTTGATCGTCCAATCCGACAAGACGCTGCTGTTGGAGGTCGACCACGAGCGCGCCGGCGAGGCCAGGCAGGCAATCGCCCCCTTCGCCGAGCTCGAACGGGCCCCGGAGCACGTCCACACCTATCGCATCACTCCCCTGGCCCTGTGGAATGCGCGCGCAGCCGGGCATGACGCCGAGCAGGTTGTCGACGCCTTGGTCTCGTTCTCACGGTTCGCCGTGCCGCAGCCTCTCCTGGTCGACATCGTCGACACGATGGCCAGGTACGGACGCTTGCAGTTGGTCAAGAGCCCCGTACACGGCCTCATCCTGGTCAGCCTCGACCGGGCAGTCCTCACCGAGGTGATGCGACACAAGAAGATCTCGCCGATGCTCGGTGAGAAGGTCGACGACGACACCGTGATCGTGCATCCGAGTGAGCGCGGCCGCCTCAAGCAGATGCTGCTCAAAGTGGGCTGGCCGGCCGAGGACCTCGCCGGTTACGTGGACGGCGAAGCGCACCCCATCGATCTCGCCTTCGAGGAAGGTCACTGGGAACTGCGCGACTACCAGCAGATGGCGGCGGACTCGTTCTGGGCCGGCGGCTCAGGCGTCGTCGTACTGCCTTGTGGCGCCGGTAAGACAATGGTGGGCGCGGCAGCGATGGCAAAGGCCAAGGCCACCACACTCATTCTGGTCACCAACACCGTTGCCGGGCGGCAGTGGAAGCGTGAGCTCATCGCGCGCACGTCGTTGACCGAGGAAGAAATCGGCGAATACTCCGGTGAGCGCAAAGAGATTCGGCCCGTCACGATCGCGACGTACCAGGTGATCACGCGTCGTACGAAGGGTGAATACAAGCACCTCGAACTTTTCGACTCCCGCGACTGGGGACTGGTGATCTACGACGAGGTACACCTGCTCCCCGCGCCGGTCTTCCGGATGACTGCCGATCTGCAGTCACGCCGTCGTCTCGGCCTGACCGCGACGTTGGTTCGTGAGGACGGCCGCGAGGGTGACGTCTTCTCGTTGATCGGCCCCAAGCGTTACGACGCTCCGTGGAAGGACATCGAAGCGCAGGGTTGGATCGCGCCGGCCGATTGTGTCGAGGTACGAGTGACGATGACGGACGCCGAACGCATGTCGTATGCCGTCGCCGAGCCGGAGGAGCGCTACAAACTGTGTTCGACGGCGCACACCAAAATTGCTGTCGTGAAGTCGATTCTGGCCAAGCACCCGGATTCCCCGACTTTGGTGATCGGTGCGTATCTCGATCAGCTCGACGAACTCGGCGAGGCCCTGAACGCGCCGGTGATCAAGGGATCCACCAAGAACAAGGAACGCGAGATCCTGTTCGATCAGTTCCGTAACGGCGAGATCCAGACGCTGGTGGTGAGCAAGGTCGCAAACTTCTCGATCGACCTTCCGGAGGCGTCGGTCGCCGTGCAGGTTTCGGGAACGTTCGGGTCGAGGCAGGAAGAAGCTCAGCGACTCGGGCGACTGCTGCGACCCAAGCACGACGGCGGTCAGGCGCACTTCTACTCCGTGGTTTCCCGTGACACTCTCGATGCGGAGTATGCGGCGCACCGTCAACGGTTCCTCGCGGAACAGGGCTACGCCTACCGGATCACCGATGCGGACGACCTGTTGGGTCCAGCCATCGGCTGA
- a CDS encoding helicase-associated domain-containing protein, protein MTEIRGTQAGTSGADSLTEWLSARTDAELTELLRLRPDLAVPPPSTMVVLGGRAQQRASVSRAADELDTLDFGLLELLALAGAEETPMTRAELNDALAARALTGKGKVTKKAVDSSLAKMRAYALIWGTDPISIIPAAIDTIPWRLGRALEPAESMSEAEITAALNSLGERERGLLETLANSSPIGRTRDAAPETPADRPVQKLLAAGLLRWLDEQTVELPATVRQVIRGEPVFDPTTLTAPVITGDKLKPADVNAAAAGEALELVRQSENVIAVLGAAPAPALRAGGLGVRELRRIAKAADLDENRLNLVVELLAAAGLIASGTPDPAPASDTADDYWTPTMTVDGWLNSTTARKWEVLASAWIDVPRVPWMIGMRDPSDKPIAALAEEGRAPSAPRDRASILGLLAELDSGQSASPAEVSRLLAWRHPRRSGRLRTFAVENTLAEASALGLVARGALSSPGRAMLHGGDAEAEMAAALPKPIDYILVQADLTLVAPGPLVPDLLEQVTLVADIESAGAASMYRISENSIRRALDAGLTATELQTMFSSKSKTPVPQSLSYLIDDVARRHGRLRAGVAASFIRCEDASLLAEVLASPVAEPLALRALAPTVAVSQAPLREVLAELRAAGFAPAGEDSSGALVDLRPRGARIPNRRLRHATRTPSSPSPEQLEALVRTMRAGDRAATPGRGGVRADGSRESNAAAIALLSSAAREGKSVNIGYVDAQGVATHRIVDPVSVGGGQLDAFDPASGAVRRFTLHRITSVSPVDSGKK, encoded by the coding sequence ATGACCGAAATACGTGGCACCCAGGCGGGCACTTCCGGCGCCGACAGTTTGACCGAATGGCTGTCGGCGCGCACTGACGCCGAGTTGACGGAACTGCTGCGTCTGCGGCCGGATCTGGCAGTGCCACCGCCGAGCACGATGGTGGTGCTCGGCGGGCGCGCGCAGCAACGCGCGTCGGTCAGTCGAGCAGCCGACGAGCTGGACACACTGGACTTCGGACTTCTCGAACTCCTGGCGCTCGCCGGAGCCGAGGAAACCCCCATGACGCGCGCGGAGTTGAACGACGCGCTCGCTGCACGCGCCCTCACGGGCAAGGGCAAGGTCACCAAGAAGGCAGTCGACTCGTCGCTTGCGAAGATGCGGGCGTACGCGCTCATCTGGGGCACGGATCCGATCAGCATCATTCCAGCTGCCATCGACACCATTCCGTGGCGACTGGGCCGCGCTCTCGAACCCGCCGAGTCCATGTCGGAAGCGGAGATCACCGCGGCGCTCAATTCGCTCGGCGAACGCGAACGTGGTCTGCTCGAGACCCTGGCCAACTCGAGCCCCATCGGCCGAACCCGCGACGCGGCTCCTGAAACGCCCGCAGATCGTCCTGTGCAGAAACTCCTGGCGGCCGGTCTACTCCGGTGGCTGGACGAGCAGACCGTGGAGTTGCCGGCGACGGTACGACAGGTCATTCGCGGCGAACCGGTCTTCGATCCGACAACACTCACCGCGCCGGTGATCACCGGCGACAAACTCAAACCTGCCGACGTGAATGCGGCAGCTGCGGGTGAAGCCCTCGAGTTGGTTCGCCAGAGCGAAAACGTGATTGCCGTTCTGGGGGCCGCACCGGCCCCGGCACTGCGAGCCGGTGGACTCGGTGTGCGTGAACTGCGGCGTATCGCGAAGGCCGCGGATCTCGACGAGAACCGGCTCAATCTTGTGGTCGAACTCCTCGCCGCCGCCGGGCTGATTGCCAGTGGCACCCCGGACCCCGCGCCTGCGTCCGACACGGCGGACGACTACTGGACTCCGACGATGACGGTCGACGGTTGGCTCAATTCGACGACGGCCCGGAAGTGGGAGGTCTTGGCGTCGGCGTGGATCGATGTCCCCCGAGTCCCCTGGATGATCGGGATGCGCGATCCGTCCGACAAGCCGATCGCTGCGCTGGCGGAGGAAGGGCGTGCGCCGTCTGCACCGCGAGACCGGGCGTCGATTCTCGGACTCTTGGCCGAACTCGACAGTGGACAGAGCGCCTCGCCTGCCGAGGTCAGCCGTCTACTCGCGTGGCGTCATCCCCGGCGGAGCGGGCGGCTACGGACGTTTGCAGTCGAGAACACACTGGCGGAGGCGTCGGCTCTCGGGTTGGTCGCGCGGGGCGCGCTGAGTTCACCGGGCCGGGCGATGCTGCACGGCGGCGACGCCGAAGCCGAAATGGCGGCGGCGCTGCCGAAACCGATCGACTACATCCTGGTGCAGGCCGACTTGACGTTGGTCGCTCCCGGTCCGCTGGTACCGGACCTGCTCGAGCAGGTGACCTTGGTGGCCGATATCGAATCGGCCGGTGCGGCGTCCATGTACCGCATCAGTGAGAACAGTATCCGCCGGGCGCTCGACGCCGGGTTGACTGCGACGGAACTACAGACCATGTTCAGTTCGAAGTCCAAAACTCCGGTACCGCAATCACTTTCGTATCTCATCGACGATGTCGCTCGCAGGCACGGCCGGTTGCGGGCGGGCGTGGCGGCGTCATTCATCCGATGTGAGGACGCCTCTCTCCTGGCCGAGGTTCTTGCCTCCCCCGTCGCGGAGCCATTGGCTTTGCGTGCCCTCGCTCCCACAGTGGCCGTGTCCCAGGCACCGCTGCGGGAAGTTCTGGCCGAACTTCGCGCGGCCGGCTTTGCGCCGGCGGGCGAGGATTCGTCAGGAGCCCTCGTCGATCTGCGTCCACGCGGTGCTCGAATCCCGAATCGTCGCTTGCGCCATGCCACTCGAACGCCGTCGAGTCCGTCGCCCGAACAGCTCGAAGCACTGGTGCGCACGATGCGAGCAGGCGACCGTGCTGCAACACCCGGCCGAGGCGGGGTTCGCGCGGACGGATCGCGGGAAAGCAATGCCGCCGCCATCGCACTGCTGTCGTCGGCAGCGCGTGAGGGAAAGAGCGTCAACATCGGCTACGTCGACGCTCAGGGGGTGGCCACGCATCGCATCGTCGACCCCGTCAGCGTGGGCGGTGGACAGTTGGACGCATTCGATCCGGCGAGCGGCGCCGTGCGCCGGTTCACCCTGCATCGCATTACCTCCGTCAGCCCTGTCGACTCCGGAAAAAAGTGA
- a CDS encoding transglycosylase family protein — translation MSGRHRKPTTAGRTVAKVAVTGAIMGVAGLAATGTASAAPDSDWDRLAQCEAGGNWAINTGNGYQGGLQFSPSTWNAHGGGEYAATANNATREQQIVVAERVLANQGWGAWPSCSSSLGLSSGATQRSAPATTPAAPAAPAQQVAQTVAHPVADAIDQAIAFAEANGIVVDPQILAAADTAKSFLK, via the coding sequence ATGAGCGGACGCCATCGCAAGCCCACCACCGCAGGCCGCACTGTTGCCAAGGTCGCCGTCACCGGCGCCATCATGGGTGTAGCAGGACTCGCAGCCACAGGTACCGCCAGCGCTGCCCCCGATTCCGACTGGGATCGCCTCGCACAGTGCGAAGCGGGCGGCAACTGGGCCATCAACACCGGCAACGGCTACCAGGGCGGATTGCAGTTCTCCCCCAGCACCTGGAACGCACACGGCGGCGGCGAGTACGCAGCCACCGCGAACAACGCGACTCGCGAGCAGCAGATCGTTGTTGCCGAGCGCGTACTGGCCAACCAGGGATGGGGCGCTTGGCCGTCCTGCTCCTCGAGCCTCGGCCTGAGCAGCGGTGCAACGCAGCGTTCCGCTCCGGCCACCACACCGGCCGCACCCGCCGCACCGGCACAGCAGGTCGCTCAGACCGTCGCACACCCGGTCGCCGACGCCATCGATCAGGCCATCGCATTTGCCGAGGCCAACGGCATCGTCGTCGATCCCCAGATCCTCGCAGCAGCAGACACCGCGAAGTCCTTCCTCAAGTAG
- a CDS encoding YccF domain-containing protein, with protein sequence MRLLLNVIWLVFGGFWLALGYFAAGIICCILIITIPFGIAAFRIGIYALWPFGKTVVDKPTAGVGSMIGNVIWVIIAGIWLAIGHIVTAVAMAITIIGIPLAVANLKMIPISLMPLGKEIVDVNRVNYA encoded by the coding sequence ATGAGACTTCTCCTGAACGTAATCTGGCTGGTCTTCGGTGGATTCTGGTTGGCCTTGGGTTACTTCGCGGCAGGCATCATCTGCTGCATTCTGATCATCACGATCCCCTTCGGTATCGCCGCCTTCCGAATCGGTATCTATGCCCTCTGGCCGTTCGGTAAGACCGTCGTCGACAAGCCGACGGCCGGCGTCGGTTCGATGATCGGCAACGTCATCTGGGTGATCATCGCCGGTATCTGGCTGGCGATCGGGCACATTGTCACGGCGGTGGCGATGGCCATCACGATCATCGGAATCCCCTTGGCCGTCGCGAACCTGAAGATGATTCCGATCTCACTGATGCCTTTGGGCAAGGAGATCGTCGACGTCAACCGCGTGAACTACGCCTAG
- a CDS encoding cold-shock protein, with protein MPTGKVKWYDVEKGFGFLSQEEGEDVYVRASALPEGVEGLKAGQKVEFGMAAGRRGPQALSLKVLEPAPSLRGASAQRREPVVRKHTPDELHGMVEDMITLLEAKVQPDLRNGKYPDRKTAQRISEVVRAVARELDS; from the coding sequence GTGCCTACCGGCAAGGTGAAGTGGTACGACGTCGAAAAGGGTTTCGGCTTTCTGTCGCAGGAGGAAGGGGAGGACGTCTACGTACGTGCGTCTGCCCTTCCCGAAGGTGTCGAGGGCCTGAAAGCAGGTCAGAAAGTCGAATTCGGCATGGCTGCCGGCCGACGCGGTCCGCAGGCACTGAGCCTGAAGGTGCTCGAGCCTGCCCCGTCACTGCGCGGCGCATCTGCGCAGCGACGTGAGCCGGTTGTACGCAAGCACACACCGGACGAACTGCACGGCATGGTCGAAGACATGATCACGCTGCTCGAGGCCAAGGTTCAGCCTGACCTGCGCAACGGCAAGTACCCCGACCGGAAGACCGCGCAGCGGATCTCCGAGGTTGTCCGCGCCGTGGCACGCGAGCTCGACAGCTGA
- a CDS encoding DUF2771 domain-containing protein has protein sequence MRARTKKIVAAVSVLMVVALVAYVSVLVVIIKNINDEPEGLPQITAYAHGRTIETQPAGFCTIDLSQCAQIGDVYELDVPEGYPLQLSLSKDVSDAEWAMLAVYEDADGNQTGEPRFFGAGESMAVTVEAEPQKQLVGVEIHLAVGEGSEQGLLIWSIKTA, from the coding sequence ATGCGCGCAAGAACAAAGAAGATCGTGGCAGCGGTCAGTGTCCTGATGGTGGTGGCGCTGGTTGCCTACGTCTCGGTTCTGGTCGTGATCATCAAGAACATCAACGACGAGCCCGAAGGGCTCCCGCAGATCACCGCGTACGCACACGGTCGCACCATCGAGACTCAGCCTGCCGGGTTCTGCACGATCGACCTCTCACAGTGCGCGCAGATCGGTGACGTGTACGAGCTGGACGTGCCAGAGGGGTACCCGTTGCAGTTGTCGTTGTCGAAGGACGTCTCGGACGCCGAGTGGGCAATGCTGGCAGTCTACGAAGACGCTGACGGCAATCAGACCGGCGAACCTCGCTTCTTCGGCGCCGGCGAATCGATGGCAGTCACCGTCGAAGCCGAACCGCAGAAGCAACTCGTGGGCGTCGAGATCCACCTTGCTGTCGGTGAAGGCAGCGAGCAGGGGCTACTGATCTGGTCGATCAAGACAGCCTGA
- a CDS encoding MFS transporter, translated as MVTGPREPYDPDTRRIPDESAGQTLHPGYDNYPPAARPSARRAPLPPLHPIPGSRDDTGDAGQNADGGHHADARNSGSKSSSDAPKAPPMPRKLTVTRVAAMRSRELTNKGIATFQRAAKADGADKSGLTALTYAVMTNNATDAALAVALANTLFFSAATGEDKTKVALYLLITIAPFAVIAPLIGPMLDRLQRGRRIALAASFGLRTVLALILVFNFDSWILYPAALGMMVLSKSFSVLKSAVTPRVLPPEIDLVRVNSRLTVFGLIGGTIGAGAVAGALALAFKSPGALWFAVVVTVFGAYLSMRIPSWVEVTEGEVPATITYHPDEKHAAGGGRAPGIKSAKVRQPLGRAVIIGLWGNGTIRVLTGFLTLYIAFVAKSKTDHEPLQQAMMLGLVGAAAGLGNFGGNAAGARLKLGRPALVVLRCTASVWIIAVIAALTDNLMTAALATLIASAASALAKVSLDASLQHDLPEESIASGFGRSETVLQLSWVLGGALGVLLPTEYWIGFTVVSVFLTIGLLQTFLSYRGSSLLPGLGGKRPDLAEQEVTEVIYTGKSDRGQGSTPQ; from the coding sequence GTGGTGACCGGACCGCGCGAGCCCTACGACCCCGATACTCGGCGAATTCCCGACGAATCCGCAGGGCAGACTTTGCATCCCGGTTACGACAATTACCCACCGGCAGCGCGGCCGTCAGCGCGTCGTGCGCCGCTGCCGCCGCTTCATCCGATCCCCGGATCCCGTGACGACACCGGCGATGCCGGTCAGAACGCCGATGGCGGCCATCACGCTGATGCGAGGAACTCGGGCTCGAAAAGCAGTTCCGACGCGCCCAAAGCCCCGCCGATGCCCCGCAAGCTCACGGTTACGCGAGTCGCCGCGATGCGCAGTCGCGAACTGACGAACAAGGGCATCGCGACGTTCCAGCGCGCGGCTAAAGCCGATGGCGCGGACAAATCCGGTCTCACCGCGTTGACCTACGCGGTGATGACCAACAACGCGACCGACGCGGCTCTTGCGGTTGCCTTGGCCAATACCCTGTTCTTTTCAGCTGCCACGGGCGAGGACAAAACGAAGGTCGCGCTGTATCTCCTGATCACCATCGCTCCGTTTGCGGTCATCGCTCCGCTCATCGGACCGATGCTCGACCGGTTGCAACGTGGCCGCCGAATCGCGCTGGCCGCGTCGTTCGGACTTCGAACCGTGCTGGCGCTGATCCTGGTGTTCAACTTCGACAGTTGGATTCTGTATCCGGCGGCGCTCGGCATGATGGTGCTCAGTAAATCGTTCTCGGTACTCAAGAGCGCGGTGACTCCACGTGTGCTTCCACCGGAAATAGACCTGGTCAGGGTCAATTCTCGGCTCACCGTCTTCGGGTTGATCGGTGGAACCATCGGTGCCGGCGCTGTGGCCGGCGCACTTGCACTCGCTTTCAAATCGCCGGGTGCCCTCTGGTTCGCGGTGGTGGTGACTGTGTTCGGCGCGTACCTGAGCATGCGTATCCCGTCGTGGGTCGAGGTGACCGAAGGCGAGGTTCCCGCCACCATCACCTATCACCCGGACGAGAAACACGCGGCGGGTGGCGGGCGCGCTCCCGGAATCAAGAGTGCAAAGGTCCGTCAGCCGCTCGGACGCGCGGTCATCATCGGTTTGTGGGGCAACGGCACCATTCGCGTTCTCACCGGCTTCCTCACGCTGTACATAGCGTTTGTCGCCAAATCCAAAACGGACCACGAGCCGTTGCAGCAGGCGATGATGCTCGGACTGGTGGGCGCCGCGGCCGGGTTGGGCAACTTCGGCGGCAATGCTGCAGGCGCGCGACTCAAACTGGGGCGACCGGCTCTCGTCGTCCTTCGCTGTACAGCATCGGTGTGGATCATCGCGGTGATCGCGGCCCTGACCGACAACTTGATGACGGCTGCGCTGGCCACGCTGATCGCGTCCGCGGCGAGCGCCTTGGCCAAGGTCTCCCTGGACGCGTCGTTGCAGCACGACTTACCGGAGGAATCGATCGCGTCCGGTTTCGGTAGATCCGAAACCGTCCTCCAGCTCAGTTGGGTCCTGGGCGGGGCGTTGGGCGTTCTGCTGCCTACTGAATACTGGATCGGGTTCACTGTTGTCTCGGTGTTCTTGACGATCGGTCTCCTGCAGACGTTCCTGAGTTACCGGGGCAGCTCACTTCTGCCCGGGCTCGGTGGCAAGCGGCCTGATCTGGCCGAGCAAGAAGTGACCGAAGTGATCTACACCGGCAAATCCGATCGAGGACAAGGAAGTACTCCGCAGTGA
- a CDS encoding glutaminyl-peptide cyclotransferase, which produces MSRSRAGFVSIASTLTVIVLGVAGCSTTDEGTADPSADNSPRQLSVEVIEVYDHDGGAFTQGLEIDGDRLYESTGRVGESWVRSTQFDGVPVSGPEIARAELAPPLFGEGITVIDDVLWQLTWKNGVAIARDKDTLTEQGRFPLTTEGWGICALENRLVTSDGTSTLMFRDPDTFAVTDSVEVTRGGQPVGDLNELECADDGTIYANVWQTDTIVAVDPADGHVSSVIDASLLRSRLDTDGAANSVDVLNGIAQIPGTDRFLLTGKYWPQIFEVRFVE; this is translated from the coding sequence ATGAGTAGGTCACGCGCCGGTTTCGTCAGCATCGCCTCGACGCTCACAGTGATCGTGTTGGGCGTTGCCGGGTGCTCGACAACGGATGAGGGAACAGCCGATCCGAGTGCCGACAACTCCCCGCGGCAGCTCTCCGTCGAGGTGATCGAGGTCTACGACCACGACGGCGGGGCTTTCACCCAGGGGCTCGAGATCGACGGCGATCGCTTGTACGAAAGCACCGGGCGTGTCGGCGAATCCTGGGTGCGCTCGACGCAGTTCGACGGCGTCCCGGTCTCCGGACCCGAGATAGCCCGCGCCGAGTTGGCACCTCCACTGTTCGGTGAGGGCATCACCGTCATCGATGACGTGCTGTGGCAACTGACGTGGAAGAACGGCGTCGCGATTGCCCGCGACAAAGACACGCTCACCGAGCAAGGCCGGTTTCCGCTCACCACCGAGGGCTGGGGAATCTGTGCACTCGAGAATCGCTTGGTCACCAGCGACGGCACGTCGACGCTGATGTTCCGCGATCCGGACACCTTTGCAGTCACCGATTCGGTGGAAGTCACTCGCGGCGGCCAACCAGTCGGAGATCTGAACGAACTGGAATGCGCCGACGACGGAACCATCTACGCCAACGTCTGGCAGACCGACACCATCGTGGCGGTCGACCCAGCCGACGGGCACGTGAGCAGCGTGATCGATGCGTCGCTGCTGCGCAGCCGACTCGATACCGACGGGGCTGCCAACTCGGTCGACGTCCTCAACGGAATCGCCCAGATACCCGGAACGGACCGATTTCTCCTCACCGGAAAATACTGGCCGCAGATCTTCGAAGTCCGATTTGTGGAGTGA